In the genome of Leeuwenhoekiella sp. MAR_2009_132, one region contains:
- a CDS encoding acyl-CoA dehydrogenase, with product MDFSLSEEHVMIRDAAREFAQNELLPGVIERDEKQHFPKELIKKMGDMGFLGMMAPTEFGGGGMDTISYVLVMEELSKIDASASVIVSVNNSLVNYGLSQYGTQAQKEKYLSQLTTGEKLGAFCLSEPEAGSDATSQKTTAIDKGDHYILNGTKNWITNGGSADYYLVIAQTDKDKKHRGINAFIVEKGWEGFEIGPKEQKLGIRGSDTHSLIFNDVKVPKENRIGEDGFGFKFAMKTLSGGRIGIAAQALGIAAGAYELARDYSKVRKAFGTEICNHQAIAFKLADMDVSIEAARHLVMKAAWDKDQGNNYDISSARAKLYASQVAMDVSVEAVQVHGGNGFVKEYHVERLMRDAKITQIYEGTSEIQKIVISRGLLDS from the coding sequence ATGGATTTTAGCTTGAGTGAAGAACACGTAATGATACGAGATGCAGCTCGTGAATTTGCACAAAACGAATTGTTACCGGGCGTAATAGAGCGCGACGAAAAACAACATTTCCCTAAAGAACTTATTAAAAAAATGGGCGACATGGGATTTTTAGGTATGATGGCTCCTACCGAGTTTGGCGGTGGCGGTATGGATACTATTTCTTATGTCCTGGTTATGGAAGAACTTTCTAAAATAGATGCCTCTGCATCTGTGATTGTTTCTGTAAATAACAGCCTTGTTAATTATGGGCTTTCACAATATGGAACTCAGGCTCAAAAAGAAAAATACCTATCTCAACTTACTACAGGAGAAAAACTAGGCGCATTCTGTTTAAGTGAACCCGAAGCCGGTAGTGATGCTACTTCTCAAAAAACTACCGCAATCGATAAAGGAGACCATTATATTTTAAATGGTACAAAAAACTGGATCACAAATGGCGGCTCTGCAGATTATTATCTGGTAATAGCGCAAACTGATAAAGACAAAAAGCACAGAGGAATAAATGCTTTTATTGTTGAAAAAGGCTGGGAAGGTTTTGAAATAGGCCCTAAAGAGCAAAAATTAGGAATTAGAGGTAGCGATACACACTCCCTAATTTTTAACGATGTAAAAGTGCCTAAAGAAAATAGAATAGGTGAAGATGGCTTTGGCTTTAAGTTTGCCATGAAAACGCTTAGTGGTGGTCGCATAGGTATTGCTGCACAGGCTTTAGGTATCGCAGCAGGAGCTTATGAGTTGGCACGCGATTATTCTAAAGTGCGTAAAGCTTTTGGTACCGAAATCTGCAACCACCAGGCTATTGCATTTAAACTTGCAGATATGGATGTCTCTATTGAAGCTGCACGTCATCTGGTTATGAAAGCTGCATGGGATAAAGATCAAGGCAATAACTATGATATCTCAAGCGCCAGAGCAAAGTTATATGCCTCTCAAGTTGCTATGGATGTTTCTGTAGAAGCGGTACAGGTTCATGGTGGTAATGGCTTTGTAAAAGAATACCACGTAGAACGTCTTATGCGTGATGCAAAAATCACACAGATTTACGAAGGTACTTCAGAGATTCAGAAAATTGTAATCTCTCGAGGGTTACTCGATTCATAA
- a CDS encoding MotA/TolQ/ExbB proton channel family protein, with protein MLTLLLQEGADTLPSLAAEEEPVEKTLSLFDLLMSGGLPGQIIIVVLFVLLFVAIYIYFERLFAIKAASQMDSNFMNQIKDNVANGNIEAAKILCAQQNSPVSRLTAKGISRIGSPLEDINTAIENSGKLEVYRLEKNVSVLATIAGVGPMIGFLGTVIGMVLAFHQLATSSGQAEMGNLAEGIYTAMTTTVAGLIVGIIAYMGYNHLVVRTDKVVHQMEATAVDFLDMLNEPA; from the coding sequence ATGCTTACACTCTTGTTGCAAGAAGGTGCAGATACGCTACCATCACTTGCTGCCGAAGAAGAACCGGTAGAAAAAACCCTTTCTCTTTTTGACTTGTTAATGAGCGGTGGCCTTCCCGGTCAGATCATTATCGTTGTTCTTTTTGTTTTACTTTTTGTAGCAATTTACATTTACTTTGAGCGTCTTTTTGCAATTAAAGCAGCTTCCCAGATGGATAGCAACTTTATGAATCAAATTAAAGATAACGTTGCTAATGGTAACATAGAGGCAGCAAAAATTTTATGTGCACAGCAAAACAGTCCGGTTTCAAGATTAACAGCAAAGGGCATTAGTCGTATTGGTAGTCCGTTAGAAGATATTAATACCGCTATAGAAAACTCTGGTAAGCTTGAGGTTTACAGACTAGAAAAAAATGTGAGTGTTTTAGCCACAATTGCAGGAGTAGGACCTATGATAGGTTTCTTAGGTACTGTTATTGGTATGGTATTGGCATTTCACCAGTTAGCAACAAGCAGTGGTCAGGCAGAAATGGGTAACCTTGCAGAAGGTATTTACACAGCTATGACAACTACCGTCGCAGGTCTTATAGTTGGTATCATAGCATATATGGGATATAACCATCTAGTAGTGCGTACAGATAAAGTAGTACACCAGATGGAGGCTACAGCTGTTGACTTTTTAGACATGTTAAACGAGCCGGCATAA
- a CDS encoding ExbD/TolR family protein, with product MNLRGRNKVSPEFSMSSMTDIVFLLLVFFLLTSPAITPDALDLILPKAKGKTSNQQNLSVSITKDLDIYVNKERVTQANLESFINSELVGVEDPTIILRAEEGVPIEEAVTVMDIANRNKYKIVLAVRPN from the coding sequence ATGAATCTACGCGGAAGAAATAAAGTAAGCCCTGAGTTTAGTATGAGCTCCATGACAGATATTGTATTTCTGTTACTGGTTTTCTTTCTGCTAACGTCACCAGCAATTACGCCAGATGCATTAGATCTTATTTTACCAAAGGCTAAAGGAAAGACCAGTAACCAACAGAACCTATCGGTAAGTATTACTAAAGATCTTGATATTTATGTGAATAAGGAGCGTGTTACTCAAGCTAATCTTGAATCGTTTATTAATAGCGAATTAGTGGGGGTAGAAGATCCTACGATTATATTGAGGGCAGAAGAGGGAGTTCCTATAGAAGAGGCTGTAACCGTTATGGATATTGCAAACCGTAACAAGTATAAGATTGTTTTAGCAGTAAGGCCTAACTAA
- a CDS encoding Glu/Leu/Phe/Val dehydrogenase dimerization domain-containing protein — protein MKELLKRYETKEPEIVFHWNDPETEAEGWTVINSLRGGAAGGGTRMRKGLDRNEVLSLAKTMEVKFTVSGPAIGGAKSGINFDPNDPRKKGVLERWYAAVSPLLKSYYGTGGDLNVDEIHEVIPITEESGVWHPQEGVFNGHFRPTEADKINRIGQLRQGVIKVLENQNFSPDVSRKYTVADMITGYGVAEAAKHFYDIYGGNIEGKRAVIQGFGNVGSAAAYYLAQQGAKIVGIIDAAGGLIKEEGFSFEEIKELFLNKNGNKLHADNLIPFDEVNEKIWTIKTEIFAPCAASRLVKKEQIDAMIKAGLEVISCGANVPFADKEIFFGSIMEHTDEQVSVIPDFISNCGMARVFAYFMERRVQMTDEAIFSDTSQTIRDAIQNTYNHNSSNKNISRTAFEIALQQLI, from the coding sequence ATGAAAGAATTACTAAAACGTTACGAAACTAAAGAACCAGAGATCGTTTTTCACTGGAATGACCCCGAGACCGAAGCAGAAGGCTGGACGGTGATCAATTCGTTACGCGGTGGTGCTGCCGGTGGTGGTACGCGCATGCGAAAAGGTCTTGACCGCAATGAAGTGCTTTCGCTTGCTAAAACTATGGAAGTTAAATTCACAGTTTCTGGCCCGGCAATAGGTGGTGCAAAAAGTGGAATTAACTTTGATCCTAACGACCCGCGTAAAAAAGGAGTTTTAGAGCGCTGGTACGCCGCAGTGTCGCCATTACTTAAAAGTTATTACGGTACCGGTGGCGATCTTAATGTAGATGAGATTCATGAGGTTATTCCCATTACTGAAGAAAGTGGTGTTTGGCATCCGCAGGAAGGTGTATTTAATGGCCACTTTAGACCTACCGAGGCAGATAAAATTAACCGTATAGGTCAATTACGACAAGGTGTAATTAAAGTATTGGAGAATCAAAACTTTTCTCCAGATGTATCCAGAAAATATACTGTTGCAGATATGATCACCGGATATGGTGTTGCTGAAGCGGCTAAACATTTTTACGATATTTATGGTGGAAATATCGAAGGGAAAAGAGCTGTAATACAGGGTTTTGGTAATGTAGGTTCTGCCGCAGCTTACTACCTGGCGCAGCAAGGCGCTAAAATTGTGGGAATTATAGATGCCGCAGGCGGACTTATAAAAGAAGAAGGATTTTCTTTTGAGGAAATAAAAGAGCTTTTTCTAAATAAAAACGGAAATAAATTACACGCAGATAATTTGATTCCCTTTGATGAGGTGAATGAAAAGATCTGGACTATTAAAACGGAGATATTTGCACCTTGCGCAGCATCACGCCTGGTTAAAAAAGAGCAGATAGATGCGATGATCAAAGCTGGTCTTGAAGTGATTTCCTGTGGTGCAAACGTGCCATTTGCAGATAAAGAAATTTTCTTTGGTTCTATTATGGAACATACCGATGAGCAAGTTTCGGTTATACCAGATTTTATATCTAATTGTGGTATGGCACGTGTTTTTGCTTATTTTATGGAGCGTCGTGTACAAATGACCGATGAGGCAATTTTTAGCGATACCTCACAAACCATACGTGATGCCATTCAGAATACATACAATCACAATAGCAGTAATAAAAATATTAGCCGCACCGCATTTGAAATAGCATTGCAGCAGCTTATTTAA
- a CDS encoding anhydro-N-acetylmuramic acid kinase: MNSTRYTVLGVMSGTSLDGVDLAYIRFTKKDNWEYELLDCETIAYESSWVVRLRDAVSQSRDALQELDLLYTEYLARLINDFRKRHPLKDLDIIASHGHTILHQPDQGYTYQIGNLPQLAMLCNTLVVCDFRVEDVALGGQGAPLVPIGDVLLFNNYGACLNIGGFANISFSENDTRIAYDICATNIVLNSLTTKLGFDFDKDGEIAASGTIDQALLHKLNELPFYKQNYPKSLGLEWVKAVVFPVLEQSGLAIEDRIATYTEHMAVQLAHVLKNCKAITPSNGVLVTGGGAYNTHFMQRLEELSGLKITRAAPKMVEFKEALIFGFMGVLRLRNTINVLRSVTGASKDHCAGKLYSP, encoded by the coding sequence TTGAATAGTACAAGATATACAGTTTTAGGAGTTATGAGTGGTACCTCGCTTGATGGGGTTGACCTTGCGTATATACGATTTACAAAAAAAGATAATTGGGAATATGAGTTACTTGATTGTGAGACAATCGCCTACGAGTCTTCCTGGGTAGTGCGATTGCGTGATGCGGTAAGTCAATCTCGAGATGCGTTACAGGAGCTCGATTTGTTATACACAGAATATCTTGCAAGACTTATAAATGATTTTAGAAAACGACACCCATTAAAAGATCTTGACATTATTGCTTCTCATGGGCATACCATTTTACATCAGCCAGATCAAGGTTATACCTATCAGATAGGTAATTTGCCACAGCTTGCGATGCTCTGCAACACCCTAGTGGTTTGCGATTTTAGGGTTGAAGATGTTGCATTAGGCGGTCAGGGAGCTCCTTTGGTTCCTATAGGAGATGTATTGCTTTTTAATAACTATGGAGCCTGTTTAAATATAGGTGGCTTTGCTAATATTTCGTTTTCAGAAAACGATACGCGTATCGCATATGATATTTGTGCAACAAATATTGTCCTAAATAGTTTAACTACTAAGTTGGGCTTTGATTTTGATAAAGATGGTGAGATTGCGGCATCGGGAACAATTGATCAAGCACTTTTACACAAATTAAATGAGCTTCCGTTTTATAAACAGAACTATCCAAAATCACTAGGACTAGAATGGGTAAAAGCTGTTGTCTTTCCTGTTTTGGAGCAATCAGGATTAGCTATTGAAGATCGTATAGCAACTTATACAGAGCATATGGCTGTTCAACTTGCTCATGTTCTTAAAAACTGTAAAGCTATAACACCATCAAACGGAGTTTTGGTTACCGGTGGTGGTGCCTACAATACGCATTTTATGCAGCGGCTCGAAGAATTATCAGGCTTAAAAATTACAAGGGCAGCTCCTAAAATGGTAGAATTTAAAGAAGCGCTCATCTTTGGTTTTATGGGAGTTTTGCGATTGCGTAACACTATCAACGTGTTGCGTAGTGTGACAGGAGCTTCTAAAGACCACTGTGCAGGAAAGCTGTATTCACCTTAA
- a CDS encoding solute:sodium symporter family transporter encodes MTIISFLAFTILVALVSWLAVRKQDESTSDGYFLGGRSLTAGVIAGSLLLTNLSTEQIVGLNGSAYKDGLSVMAWETLAAISIVVTAIFLLPRYLKGGLTTVPQFLAQRFDVSTKTITSVLFLSGYVVVLLPVILYSGSVALSGMFNVPERLGVSDTTALVICIWGIGIIGSIYAVFGGLKAVAVSDSINAVGLIIGGVLIPVFGLMAIGDGSVMNGLTVLVDSDPGRFDSTGEPGQEVPFSTIFTGMMLVQLFYWGTNQQIIQRGLGAKNLAEGQKGLLLAAFLKILGPIILVLPGMIAYYYFEGGLSSSDLAYPELVRAVLPKPLVGFFAAVLFGAILSSFNSVLNSSVTLFGIDIYKQHVNKEAPEATVVKYGKIFGVCLALAAMFIAPFIANAGSLFSYLQEINGIYSIPIFTIIVVGYLTKRVPAIAAKIGIISGSLMYIISQFVLKPKLINDAVEAAKASGITDAEALHMVEVGAYPHYLHVMAMLFIANIVIMLIIGKLYPRKEPFVLEYTKQVSIEPYKYVKQVGVAICLIVVGIYIYFAK; translated from the coding sequence ATGACTATAATTTCTTTTTTAGCATTTACAATTTTAGTGGCTCTGGTATCCTGGCTTGCGGTAAGAAAGCAAGACGAAAGTACTTCAGACGGATATTTTTTAGGCGGCAGAAGTTTAACTGCTGGTGTTATTGCGGGATCCTTATTACTTACAAACCTTTCGACAGAACAAATCGTAGGTCTTAACGGAAGTGCCTATAAAGACGGATTGTCTGTAATGGCCTGGGAAACGCTTGCTGCAATATCAATTGTGGTTACCGCTATTTTCCTACTTCCGCGGTATTTAAAAGGAGGTTTAACTACAGTTCCTCAATTTCTAGCGCAACGTTTTGACGTTTCTACAAAAACCATTACCTCTGTTTTGTTTCTATCTGGTTATGTGGTAGTGCTACTTCCGGTAATTTTATACTCGGGATCTGTAGCTTTAAGCGGAATGTTTAATGTGCCAGAACGTTTAGGCGTGTCTGATACCACGGCTTTAGTTATATGTATTTGGGGAATTGGAATTATTGGTTCTATTTATGCCGTTTTTGGAGGTTTAAAGGCAGTAGCCGTTTCTGATAGTATTAATGCAGTAGGTTTAATTATAGGAGGGGTTTTAATACCTGTTTTTGGTTTGATGGCAATAGGTGACGGAAGCGTTATGAATGGTCTGACAGTATTAGTAGATTCTGACCCTGGTCGATTTGACTCTACCGGTGAACCTGGCCAGGAAGTACCTTTTTCTACCATTTTTACAGGTATGATGCTTGTGCAATTATTTTACTGGGGTACAAACCAGCAAATCATTCAGCGAGGTCTGGGAGCAAAAAACCTTGCAGAAGGTCAAAAAGGACTTTTATTAGCTGCATTTTTAAAAATATTGGGTCCTATCATTTTAGTGTTGCCGGGTATGATTGCTTACTATTATTTTGAAGGAGGTCTTTCAAGTAGTGATTTAGCTTATCCTGAATTAGTGCGAGCGGTGTTGCCAAAACCATTAGTAGGTTTCTTTGCAGCCGTACTTTTTGGAGCGATATTAAGTTCATTTAACAGTGTGCTCAACAGTTCGGTTACCTTGTTTGGTATAGATATTTATAAGCAACATGTTAATAAGGAGGCTCCTGAAGCAACGGTAGTTAAATACGGAAAAATATTTGGGGTGTGTCTTGCTTTAGCCGCGATGTTTATCGCACCATTTATAGCAAATGCAGGAAGTTTGTTTAGCTATCTGCAAGAGATAAACGGTATTTACAGTATTCCTATTTTTACAATAATCGTAGTAGGTTATTTAACGAAGAGAGTACCTGCAATAGCAGCAAAAATTGGAATTATTAGTGGGTCATTAATGTATATAATTAGTCAGTTTGTATTAAAACCTAAATTGATAAATGATGCAGTCGAAGCAGCAAAGGCCAGCGGTATTACAGATGCAGAAGCTTTACATATGGTTGAGGTAGGTGCATACCCGCATTATCTACACGTAATGGCAATGCTATTTATAGCAAACATTGTGATTATGCTTATTATAGGTAAGTTATATCCACGGAAAGAACCGTTTGTGTTAGAATATACCAAGCAGGTTTCTATAGAACCTTACAAGTATGTAAAACAAGTAGGTGTTGCGATATGCTTAATTGTAGTAGGTATTTATATATACTTTGCGAAGTAA
- the nhaB gene encoding sodium/proton antiporter NhaB, protein MLKYFLGNSPRWFKLAMVAFLVFNVFAYFTLGPMVTAWIFIGEFIFTLAMALKCYPLQSGGILALEALILGLTTPDAAYAEVAQNLEVVLLLVFMVAGIYFMKPMLMFIFSKVFTKIKSKAVLSMLFVFLAALLSAFLDALTVTAVLISVAVGFYGVYHKIHSSATADYDEDSVLDRKALSGETLEQFRSFLRSLIMHGVVGTALGGVCTLVGEPQNLLIGEKLGWEFVEFFQRMAPITIPVLICGLLTTLILEKTKTFGFGAKLPDVARTIIEKYTEEEDEKRTPKEAFGLWVQGVSAILLILSLALHLAPVGFIGLFLIVVQTAFMGITDEHSLGKAFEEALPFTGLLVVFFVIVAMIHDQHLFTPIIDYVLSLPVDAQPSMFYLANGVLSMISDNVFVATVYINEVQVAYDAGNITREQFNHLAVAINTGTNLPSVATPNGQAAFLFLLTSSLAPLINLSYGKMVKMALPYTIVLGGVGLAGVYFLL, encoded by the coding sequence ATGTTAAAATATTTTTTGGGTAACAGCCCACGCTGGTTTAAGTTAGCCATGGTAGCTTTCTTAGTTTTCAATGTTTTTGCTTACTTCACACTGGGACCTATGGTAACAGCCTGGATTTTTATTGGTGAATTCATCTTTACACTTGCAATGGCTTTGAAGTGTTATCCGCTACAGTCTGGAGGTATACTTGCATTAGAGGCTTTAATATTAGGACTTACTACCCCTGATGCTGCTTATGCAGAAGTTGCTCAAAATCTAGAAGTGGTATTGCTTTTAGTGTTTATGGTAGCTGGTATTTATTTTATGAAGCCGATGCTGATGTTTATTTTCAGTAAGGTGTTTACTAAAATAAAATCAAAAGCTGTTCTCTCTATGCTATTTGTTTTCTTAGCAGCTTTGCTTTCAGCCTTCTTAGATGCTTTAACTGTAACTGCTGTATTAATAAGTGTTGCGGTAGGTTTTTATGGGGTTTATCACAAAATACACTCTAGTGCAACTGCAGATTATGATGAAGATTCTGTATTAGATAGAAAAGCTTTGAGCGGGGAGACTTTAGAGCAGTTTAGAAGTTTTTTACGTAGTTTGATTATGCATGGTGTTGTAGGTACTGCTCTAGGTGGTGTTTGTACACTGGTAGGGGAGCCTCAAAACTTATTAATAGGTGAGAAATTAGGTTGGGAATTTGTTGAATTTTTTCAGCGTATGGCACCTATCACGATACCTGTATTAATTTGCGGTTTATTAACGACTCTTATTCTTGAAAAGACTAAAACCTTTGGTTTTGGAGCAAAACTTCCTGATGTTGCCCGTACTATTATAGAAAAATATACCGAAGAGGAAGATGAGAAACGTACTCCAAAAGAAGCTTTTGGTCTATGGGTGCAAGGAGTTTCAGCGATACTTTTAATATTAAGTTTAGCATTACACTTAGCTCCTGTAGGTTTTATAGGTTTATTCTTAATCGTAGTACAAACTGCATTTATGGGTATTACAGATGAGCACAGTTTAGGTAAAGCTTTTGAAGAAGCATTACCATTTACAGGTCTTTTAGTAGTGTTCTTTGTAATTGTTGCAATGATTCACGATCAGCATCTATTTACACCTATTATAGATTATGTATTAAGCCTTCCTGTAGATGCCCAGCCCTCTATGTTTTATTTAGCAAATGGGGTATTATCCATGATTAGTGATAACGTATTTGTTGCTACGGTTTACATTAATGAAGTTCAGGTTGCTTATGATGCAGGTAATATAACCAGAGAACAGTTTAATCACCTGGCAGTAGCAATTAATACAGGAACGAACCTTCCTAGTGTTGCAACGCCTAATGGTCAGGCAGCATTCTTATTTCTTCTAACTTCTTCACTGGCACCGTTAATTAACTTGTCTTATGGTAAGATGGTGAAGATGGCATTGCCTTATACTATTGTTTTAGGAGGTGTAGGATTAGCAGGAGTTTATTTTCTACTTTAA
- a CDS encoding energy transducer TonB produces the protein MSFLNTKYKRKSFTITSILYALLLVVLFFAGLKYLDPPPESGIAINFGTSDVGSGTIQPTEAIQSAPRNATPEPQTQQSTELIEEVVTQDVEEAPVIKNEPKKEIKKPVTEQPKKVVTKPVEAKKPDPKPDKSTTDALSSILNGPKSNGTASGGEGDDNKAGDKGDPNGDPNASSYYGTGKGLDGDGNYQLGGRKALSKPKRVQECNEAGIVVVSIEVDRNGNVIKATPGVRGTTNNSRCLLDPARAAAMATKFNGDTDAPSRQIGKIVYKFSLSE, from the coding sequence TTGAGCTTTTTAAACACAAAATATAAACGTAAATCCTTTACCATAACAAGCATTTTGTATGCATTGTTATTGGTTGTTTTATTTTTTGCAGGATTAAAATATTTAGATCCACCACCAGAAAGTGGTATTGCTATTAATTTTGGCACTTCAGATGTAGGGTCTGGTACAATTCAGCCTACAGAGGCGATTCAATCTGCTCCTCGTAATGCAACGCCAGAACCTCAAACGCAGCAGTCTACAGAGCTTATTGAGGAAGTAGTTACCCAGGATGTTGAGGAAGCTCCCGTGATTAAAAACGAACCCAAAAAGGAAATAAAAAAACCGGTTACTGAGCAGCCTAAAAAGGTGGTGACAAAACCTGTTGAAGCTAAAAAACCAGATCCTAAACCAGATAAATCTACTACAGATGCGCTTTCAAGCATTCTTAACGGACCAAAAAGTAATGGTACCGCAAGTGGTGGTGAAGGTGATGATAATAAGGCAGGTGATAAGGGTGATCCTAACGGCGATCCTAATGCGTCGAGTTATTATGGTACAGGAAAAGGACTTGATGGTGATGGTAATTACCAATTGGGAGGGCGTAAAGCCTTAAGCAAACCTAAACGTGTGCAAGAATGTAATGAGGCCGGTATTGTGGTTGTGAGCATAGAGGTTGATCGTAATGGGAATGTTATTAAAGCAACTCCGGGAGTACGAGGTACAACAAATAATAGTAGATGTTTATTAGACCCTGCGCGAGCTGCTGCAATGGCAACAAAATTTAATGGAGATACAGATGCTCCATCACGCCAAATAGGCAAAATCGTCTATAAGTTTAGCTTATCAGAATAA
- a CDS encoding bifunctional folylpolyglutamate synthase/dihydrofolate synthase, translating to MNYDETLHWMFGRLPMFQRQGAAAYKNNLDNILLLSEHLGNPHKHFKSIHIAGTNGKGSTSHMIASVLQEAGYSTGLYTSPHLKDFRERIRVNGVMAEESFVIQFIEKHKQFLEANELSFFELTVGMAFQYFAERQVDIAVVEVGLGGRLDATNIITPLLSVITNIGLDHTAFLGTTLSQIAGEKAGIIKNGIPVVIGERQDDTTAVFKSKVLQNEAPIYYTDESHYPELESELKGSYQQKNKQTVQKAIEVLNNTTDFKISQVALETGIKRVVTNTGLLGRWQVLQEFGPKIICDTGHNAEGLMYVTAQLKEEQFNQLHIVLGVVSDKELSTVLTLFPKHAHYYFSKPEGPRGLDESILQEKAAHFDLQGNKYENISEAFKAAKLTSKPDDLIFIGGSTFVVAEVI from the coding sequence ATGAATTACGATGAAACGCTGCACTGGATGTTTGGGAGACTTCCCATGTTTCAGCGTCAGGGCGCTGCAGCTTATAAAAATAATCTCGATAATATTTTACTTCTAAGTGAGCACTTAGGAAATCCTCACAAGCATTTTAAGAGTATCCATATTGCCGGTACAAATGGCAAGGGCTCAACGAGTCATATGATTGCATCTGTATTGCAGGAAGCGGGCTATTCAACAGGGTTGTATACATCCCCTCACTTAAAAGATTTTAGAGAACGCATTCGGGTTAATGGCGTGATGGCAGAAGAGTCATTTGTAATTCAGTTTATAGAAAAGCATAAGCAGTTTCTCGAAGCGAATGAGCTGTCATTTTTTGAACTTACTGTAGGAATGGCTTTTCAATATTTTGCAGAAAGGCAGGTTGATATAGCTGTTGTAGAAGTAGGACTGGGTGGGCGGCTTGATGCAACTAATATTATAACGCCACTACTTTCGGTTATAACAAACATAGGCTTAGATCATACTGCCTTTTTGGGTACAACTTTATCGCAAATAGCCGGAGAAAAAGCAGGAATTATAAAAAATGGCATTCCGGTAGTTATAGGTGAGCGGCAAGACGATACAACAGCCGTTTTTAAATCTAAAGTCTTACAAAATGAAGCTCCTATATATTATACAGATGAGTCACATTATCCGGAATTAGAGAGTGAGTTAAAAGGTAGTTATCAGCAAAAGAATAAGCAAACTGTACAAAAAGCAATTGAAGTTTTAAATAACACCACAGATTTTAAAATTTCTCAAGTTGCATTAGAAACAGGTATAAAACGTGTAGTCACAAACACCGGTCTGTTAGGAAGATGGCAGGTTCTGCAAGAGTTTGGTCCTAAAATTATTTGTGATACCGGTCATAACGCCGAAGGTTTGATGTATGTCACTGCGCAACTAAAAGAGGAGCAATTTAATCAGCTTCATATTGTATTAGGAGTAGTGTCTGACAAAGAATTGAGTACTGTACTGACGTTATTTCCTAAACACGCGCACTATTATTTTAGCAAACCGGAAGGGCCTCGTGGTCTTGATGAGTCAATTCTACAAGAAAAAGCTGCGCATTTTGATTTGCAAGGAAATAAATATGAAAATATTTCAGAAGCTTTTAAAGCGGCAAAACTTACTTCAAAACCTGATGATCTGATATTTATAGGCGGAAGTACATTTGTAGTTGCAGAAGTGATTTAA